In Synechococcus sp. UW69, the following are encoded in one genomic region:
- a CDS encoding branched-chain amino acid ABC transporter permease, translating to MQLLFETLFNGVAIGSVLLMAALGLAIVFGLMGVINLAHGELIMLGAYTTYVVQLVFKLPALQPVYNAYVLVAIPLAFIVSGVVGILLERTVIRRLYGNPLETLLATWGVSLILQQFVRSVPLAHAAGLILALVLGFGLPLLLPSSLLAGPRARLVRAGSWAVSALAGVLLAGGLASQISRIARATSRNVDVTAPKWMRGGIEYMDITFPVPRLVIIVLTIVAVVGVTWFLNKSVWGMRIRAVTQNRSMSDCLGIPTETVDVLTFGIGSGLAGVAGVAVSLLGSVGPNVGGSYIVGCFMVVVLGGVGNLLGTVLASFAIGVLTDLIGAGRLLTIWPDMPAPLAGAVNFFATTSMAQVMVFALIVVFLQFRPAGLFPQKGRMVEA from the coding sequence GTGCAACTGCTGTTTGAAACCCTGTTCAACGGCGTCGCCATCGGCTCAGTTCTGCTGATGGCTGCCCTTGGACTGGCCATTGTCTTTGGCTTGATGGGTGTCATCAACCTCGCCCATGGCGAGTTGATCATGCTCGGGGCCTACACCACGTATGTGGTGCAGCTTGTCTTCAAGCTGCCTGCCTTGCAGCCCGTTTACAACGCCTACGTTCTCGTTGCTATTCCCCTGGCGTTCATCGTCAGCGGTGTTGTTGGCATTTTGTTAGAGCGCACCGTGATTCGCCGTCTTTACGGCAATCCGTTGGAAACACTCTTGGCGACCTGGGGTGTCAGTCTGATTCTTCAGCAGTTTGTGCGGAGTGTCCCTCTGGCTCACGCTGCCGGCCTGATTCTGGCTTTGGTGCTGGGTTTTGGTCTGCCTCTGTTGCTTCCGTCGTCTCTCTTGGCGGGGCCGCGAGCCCGCTTGGTGCGGGCTGGGAGCTGGGCTGTTTCAGCTCTGGCGGGTGTGTTGTTGGCTGGTGGCTTGGCCTCACAAATCAGCCGCATCGCCCGAGCCACCTCCCGAAACGTGGATGTGACGGCGCCCAAATGGATGCGCGGTGGGATCGAATACATGGATATCACCTTCCCAGTGCCCCGTCTCGTGATCATCGTCCTGACGATCGTTGCGGTGGTTGGGGTGACTTGGTTCCTCAACAAAAGTGTGTGGGGCATGCGCATTCGTGCCGTCACTCAGAACCGCTCGATGAGTGACTGCCTTGGCATCCCGACGGAGACCGTTGATGTGCTCACGTTTGGCATTGGCTCGGGTTTAGCCGGTGTGGCTGGGGTTGCTGTTTCCCTGCTTGGTTCGGTGGGCCCCAACGTGGGCGGGTCTTACATCGTGGGCTGTTTCATGGTGGTGGTGCTGGGCGGTGTCGGCAATTTGCTGGGAACCGTGCTGGCCTCGTTCGCCATTGGCGTTCTGACCGATCTGATCGGTGCTGGACGTTTGCTCACGATTTGGCCCGACATGCCGGCTCCCCTGGCCGGTGCCGTCAATTTCTTTGCCACAACGAGCATGGCTCAAGTGATGGTGTTTGCCCTGATCGTGGTGTTTTTGCAGTTCCGTCCTGCGGGTCTCTTCCCGCAAAAAGGCCGCATGGTGGAGGCTTGA
- the urtA gene encoding urea ABC transporter substrate-binding protein, whose amino-acid sequence MSSSLSKRLFAGMAAASLGLAVTACGGDDKASAPATDFDDTVTVGILHSLTGTMAISESTLVDTEKMAIDEINAAGGVEVDGKKYKIEYIVEDGASDWPTFAEKSKKLIDQDQVPVVFGGWTSASRKAMLPVYESKDAFLYYPIQYEGQECSNNIFYTGATPNQQSEPATAFMYEKSPAAGKPFFLVGSDYVFPRTSNTITKEQLKSLGGEVVGEDYLPLGNTEVAPIIAKIKTALPDGGVIINTLNGDQNVAFFKQIQDAGITPENGYYVMSYSIAEEEISTIGSEFLEGHYGAWNYMMSIDTPASKKFAADFKAKYGEDRQVADPQESAYNMVYLWKKAVEKANSFDDDKVREALIGIEFDAPQGPVTVMPNHHLSQTVRIGQITADGQFEILESTDGPVAPQAWNQFEPSSKGFACDWTDAAKGEKYKL is encoded by the coding sequence ATGAGCTCTTCTCTCTCTAAGCGCCTGTTCGCTGGCATGGCCGCGGCATCGCTGGGTCTTGCCGTGACTGCCTGTGGTGGTGACGACAAAGCTTCTGCACCCGCGACCGACTTTGACGACACCGTCACCGTTGGCATCCTGCATTCGCTGACCGGCACCATGGCCATCTCGGAGTCCACCCTGGTGGACACTGAAAAGATGGCGATCGATGAGATCAACGCCGCTGGTGGCGTTGAAGTCGATGGCAAGAAGTACAAGATCGAGTACATCGTCGAGGACGGTGCTTCCGATTGGCCCACCTTTGCTGAGAAATCCAAGAAACTGATCGATCAGGATCAGGTGCCCGTGGTCTTCGGCGGCTGGACCTCTGCTAGCCGCAAGGCGATGCTGCCTGTGTACGAGTCGAAGGACGCTTTCCTCTACTACCCGATTCAGTACGAGGGTCAGGAGTGTTCCAACAACATCTTCTACACCGGTGCGACTCCGAACCAGCAGTCAGAGCCTGCCACCGCGTTCATGTATGAGAAGTCGCCTGCCGCTGGCAAGCCCTTCTTCCTGGTGGGTTCGGACTACGTCTTCCCTCGTACCTCCAACACCATCACCAAAGAGCAGCTCAAGTCTCTGGGTGGTGAAGTGGTCGGTGAGGACTACCTGCCCCTGGGTAACACCGAAGTTGCTCCGATCATCGCCAAGATCAAAACAGCTCTGCCTGACGGCGGTGTGATCATCAACACCCTGAATGGCGACCAGAACGTTGCCTTCTTCAAGCAGATCCAAGACGCCGGGATCACCCCTGAGAACGGCTACTACGTGATGAGCTATTCCATCGCGGAAGAGGAAATCAGCACCATTGGTTCTGAGTTCCTCGAGGGCCACTACGGCGCTTGGAACTACATGATGTCGATCGATACCCCGGCATCCAAGAAGTTCGCTGCTGACTTCAAGGCCAAGTACGGCGAAGACCGTCAGGTGGCTGACCCTCAGGAGTCGGCTTACAACATGGTCTATCTCTGGAAGAAGGCTGTCGAGAAAGCCAACAGCTTCGACGACGACAAGGTGCGTGAAGCTCTGATTGGCATCGAATTTGATGCACCTCAGGGTCCTGTGACGGTGATGCCTAACCATCACCTGTCTCAGACCGTCCGCATCGGCCAGATCACGGCTGACGGCCAGTTCGAGATCCTCGAATCCACCGATGGTCCTGTGGCTCCTCAGGCCTGGAACCAGTTCGAGCCCAGCTCCAAAGGCTTCGCTTGCGACTGGACCGACGCTGCGAAAGGCGAGAAGTACAAGCTCTGA
- the ureG gene encoding urease accessory protein UreG: MSSKLRLGVAGPVGSGKTALVEALCRRLRDDLQLAVVTNDIYTQEDAQFLTRAGALDPERIRGVETGGCPHTAIREDCSINRAAVAELEAQFPDLDLVLVESGGDNLAASFSPELVDLCIYVIDVAAGDKIPRKGGPGITRSDLLVINKIDLAPQVGADLAVMEQDTRRMRGDKPWCFTNLHSGEGLEHVVGFLLQQLPNR; this comes from the coding sequence ATGAGCAGCAAACTGCGCCTGGGGGTGGCGGGTCCCGTGGGATCCGGCAAGACCGCACTGGTGGAGGCGCTCTGTCGCCGCTTGCGCGACGACCTGCAGCTCGCGGTGGTCACCAATGACATCTATACCCAGGAGGATGCCCAGTTCCTCACCCGTGCCGGTGCCCTGGATCCAGAGCGGATCCGCGGGGTGGAGACAGGCGGTTGTCCTCATACTGCGATCCGCGAAGACTGCTCGATCAACAGAGCAGCTGTTGCAGAGCTGGAAGCCCAATTTCCTGACCTGGATCTTGTTCTTGTTGAGAGTGGCGGCGACAACCTGGCGGCGAGCTTCAGCCCAGAGTTGGTGGATCTCTGCATCTATGTGATCGATGTTGCTGCTGGCGACAAGATCCCCCGTAAAGGAGGGCCTGGCATCACACGGTCTGATCTTTTGGTGATCAACAAGATTGATCTGGCTCCGCAGGTCGGTGCTGACCTTGCGGTGATGGAACAGGACACCCGGCGGATGCGTGGAGACAAGCCGTGGTGTTTCACCAACCTCCATAGCGGCGAGGGCCTGGAGCATGTGGTGGGCTTCTTGTTGCAACAGCTACCGAATCGCTGA
- a CDS encoding urease accessory protein UreF, translated as MTSLALLQLVSPALPVGAFSYSEGLEVLIQAGSIADEQAVQAWLEAELQRGAVRLEAAALRPLAEALVEWSTQADGAAKARLIDLDGWLLATREAAELRAQQRQMGMSLVQLMSDMGQDLPEPVPLSWPAAWAWAAVGLSVPACDMVEGYLYGWVANQLSASVRLLPLGPSRAQVLQQRLLPMIASQAQQLQAADPQQLWSSGVGAGMAQLAHAELYSRLFRS; from the coding sequence ATGACATCCCTGGCGTTGTTGCAACTGGTTAGCCCGGCGTTGCCCGTTGGTGCCTTCAGCTACTCGGAAGGTCTCGAGGTGCTGATTCAGGCTGGCTCCATCGCTGATGAGCAGGCCGTTCAGGCTTGGTTGGAGGCCGAATTGCAACGGGGTGCTGTGCGACTGGAGGCCGCTGCCTTGAGGCCCCTTGCAGAGGCCCTGGTGGAGTGGTCAACCCAGGCGGATGGCGCGGCCAAAGCGCGCCTGATCGATCTGGACGGTTGGCTGTTGGCCACCCGTGAAGCAGCAGAGCTGCGAGCGCAACAGCGTCAGATGGGAATGTCGCTGGTGCAGTTGATGTCTGACATGGGACAGGACCTGCCCGAACCTGTGCCCCTGAGCTGGCCAGCGGCCTGGGCTTGGGCTGCCGTGGGCTTGTCTGTTCCAGCGTGCGACATGGTGGAGGGATATCTCTATGGCTGGGTTGCCAATCAGCTCAGTGCGTCGGTGCGGCTGCTGCCGTTGGGTCCGTCCCGAGCGCAGGTGCTGCAACAGCGGCTGCTACCGATGATTGCCTCGCAAGCGCAGCAGCTTCAGGCTGCCGATCCGCAGCAGCTCTGGAGCAGCGGTGTGGGTGCGGGCATGGCGCAGCTTGCCCATGCTGAGCTGTATTCACGCCTGTTTCGAAGCTGA
- the ureE gene encoding urease accessory protein UreE — MTDAVVVLEQRLQNSSAMATLHLPLTAEERTVLRGRRTTSCGRLVLLQLPRMGSLQPGDLLGDQSGSTVVEVTAAPEALLRVQGSHPLELLQAAYHLGNRHVALELHEQELLLPEDSVLATMLEGRGLTVSRCLQPFAPEGGAYGGHQHG; from the coding sequence GTGACAGATGCAGTGGTGGTGTTGGAGCAGCGCCTGCAGAACAGCAGTGCCATGGCAACCCTGCACTTGCCGTTAACGGCTGAAGAGCGCACGGTATTGCGCGGTCGCCGCACCACCTCCTGCGGTCGCCTTGTTCTTCTTCAGTTGCCCCGTATGGGATCCCTGCAGCCTGGTGATCTGCTGGGGGATCAGTCCGGGTCGACCGTGGTGGAGGTGACGGCAGCGCCGGAAGCGCTGCTGCGGGTGCAGGGTTCGCATCCCCTTGAGCTGTTGCAGGCGGCTTATCACCTGGGCAATCGCCACGTTGCTCTTGAGCTGCATGAGCAGGAGCTGTTGCTCCCGGAGGACTCCGTGTTGGCCACGATGCTGGAAGGGCGTGGTTTGACGGTCAGTCGCTGCCTTCAGCCGTTTGCTCCCGAGGGTGGCGCCTATGGGGGGCATCAGCACGGATGA
- a CDS encoding urease accessory protein UreD → MQRLDPWHGRCDLQFRAANGSTRHQGGCTAPFKLLRSERGDDGRCELPVLHTAGGLVGGDQLSLDIKLEASSRSLITSVAAQKVYGSIGRSRLQPEGCSAQQHVCCSLASGSDLEWLPQELVLYADALFEQHLTVTLPMDASFVSAEIVRLGRTAAGETLQQGRWRSSLTIQRITSTGSTWELADRVELGGASLEGPHGLAGAPVFGTLIWAAPMAMGAETTATLLDGARADREGLTGTMRCGALGQGLIARYSGTSSRDARFWFSRIWERTRRLRGLTTPRIPRVWPLQEQPLRRQTSTVNAFEAAAETH, encoded by the coding sequence ATGCAACGTCTCGATCCTTGGCACGGCCGCTGCGACCTGCAATTTCGTGCAGCCAACGGCAGCACCCGACACCAAGGGGGCTGCACAGCTCCGTTCAAGCTGCTTCGCAGTGAACGCGGTGATGACGGACGCTGCGAGCTGCCGGTCCTGCACACCGCTGGAGGCCTGGTGGGCGGCGATCAACTCAGCCTCGACATCAAGCTTGAAGCCAGCAGCCGCAGCCTGATCACCAGTGTGGCGGCGCAGAAGGTTTACGGGTCCATCGGCCGCAGCCGCTTGCAGCCTGAGGGCTGCTCTGCTCAACAGCACGTGTGCTGCTCGCTGGCCAGCGGCAGTGATCTCGAATGGCTGCCGCAGGAATTGGTGCTGTACGCCGATGCCTTGTTCGAGCAGCACCTGACGGTGACCCTGCCAATGGATGCCTCCTTTGTTAGTGCAGAAATCGTGCGCCTGGGTCGAACCGCCGCTGGTGAAACCCTGCAGCAGGGGCGATGGCGGTCCAGCCTCACGATTCAGCGCATCACCTCAACCGGCTCGACATGGGAGTTGGCTGATCGCGTGGAACTGGGCGGAGCCAGCCTGGAGGGCCCCCATGGCCTAGCTGGTGCACCGGTTTTCGGAACACTGATCTGGGCCGCACCCATGGCCATGGGCGCCGAAACAACCGCAACGCTGCTGGACGGAGCGCGGGCCGACCGTGAGGGGCTGACGGGCACGATGCGCTGCGGGGCCCTCGGGCAAGGGCTGATCGCCCGCTATTCCGGCACTTCCAGCCGCGATGCCCGCTTCTGGTTCAGCCGAATCTGGGAGCGCACACGAAGGCTCCGGGGCCTGACAACACCTCGCATCCCCAGGGTCTGGCCCCTGCAGGAGCAGCCTCTGCGCCGACAAACGTCCACCGTGAACGCTTTCGAGGCTGCAGCGGAGACACACTGA
- a CDS encoding urease subunit gamma, protein MHLSPQEKDKLLIVTAALLAERRLNRGLKLNHPESVAWLSFLVLEGARDGKNVAELMQEGTTWLRQDQVMDGVPELVHEVQIEAVFPDGTKLVTLHDPIR, encoded by the coding sequence ATGCATCTCAGTCCCCAGGAAAAGGACAAACTCCTGATCGTGACCGCGGCACTGCTTGCGGAACGACGATTGAACCGCGGCCTGAAGCTCAACCACCCCGAATCGGTGGCCTGGCTCAGTTTTCTGGTGCTTGAAGGTGCCCGTGACGGCAAGAACGTGGCGGAGCTGATGCAGGAGGGCACCACCTGGCTGCGTCAGGACCAGGTGATGGACGGCGTGCCCGAGCTCGTGCACGAGGTGCAGATCGAAGCCGTCTTCCCCGATGGCACCAAGCTCGTCACCCTGCACGACCCAATTCGCTGA
- a CDS encoding urease subunit beta has product MAPLIPGELLPEPGELELNAGRPVTTVSVSNSGDRPVQVGSHFHFAEANAALQFDRAAARGHRLDIPAGTAIRFEPGDSRDVNLIPFAGARRVIGFNGQINGPLDA; this is encoded by the coding sequence ATGGCACCTCTCATTCCCGGCGAACTGCTTCCCGAACCGGGTGAACTTGAGCTGAATGCGGGACGACCCGTCACCACGGTGAGCGTCTCCAACAGTGGCGATCGACCGGTGCAAGTGGGCTCCCACTTCCATTTCGCCGAAGCCAACGCCGCCCTGCAGTTCGACCGGGCCGCAGCCCGCGGTCATCGTCTCGACATCCCCGCCGGCACCGCCATCCGCTTTGAACCTGGCGACAGTCGCGACGTGAACCTCATTCCCTTTGCCGGTGCCCGACGCGTCATCGGCTTCAACGGCCAGATCAACGGACCCCTCGACGCCTGA
- the ureC gene encoding urease subunit alpha, translating to MPYRISRQAYAETYGPTTGDRVRLADTELILEVEKDYTVYGDEVKFGGGKVIRDGMGQSQTPRAEGAVDTVITNALILDWWGIVKADVGLKDGRIVGIGKAGNPDTQEGVTIVVGPGTEAIAGEGHILTAGGIDTHIHFICPQQIETALASGVTTLMGGGTGPATGTNATTCTPGAFHIGRMLQAAEGLPVNLGFFGKGNASTPEALEEQVRAGACGLKLHEDWGTTPATIDACLSVADRMDVQVCIHTDTLNEAGFVEDTIAAIKGRTIHTFHTEGAGGGHAPDIIKICGEANVLPSSTNPTRPYTRNTLEEHLDMLMVCHHLDPKIPEDVAFAESRIRRETIAAEDILHDLGAFSIIASDSQAMGRVGEVITRTFQTAHKMKVQRGALPEDSNRNDNHRLKRYIAKVTINPALAHGISSEVGSIETGKLADLVLWKPGFFGIRPELVIKGGSIVWAQMGDANASIPTPGPVHGRPMFGAFGKALAPSCLTFVSAAAMDADIQRQLGLERTCMAVKDTRSVGKSALKLNSALPKVSVDPQTYEVFADGELLTCEPAEVLPLAQRYLLL from the coding sequence ATGCCCTACCGCATCTCCCGCCAGGCCTACGCCGAGACCTACGGACCCACCACCGGCGACCGGGTTCGCCTTGCGGACACCGAGCTGATCCTCGAAGTCGAGAAGGACTACACCGTCTACGGGGATGAGGTGAAGTTCGGCGGCGGCAAGGTGATTCGCGATGGCATGGGCCAGTCCCAGACCCCTCGAGCCGAAGGCGCCGTCGACACAGTGATCACCAATGCCTTAATCCTCGATTGGTGGGGCATCGTCAAAGCCGATGTCGGCCTCAAAGACGGCCGAATCGTGGGCATCGGCAAAGCCGGCAACCCCGACACCCAGGAAGGGGTCACGATCGTGGTGGGCCCCGGCACCGAGGCGATCGCTGGGGAAGGTCACATCCTCACGGCCGGTGGCATCGACACCCACATCCACTTCATCTGCCCCCAGCAGATCGAAACTGCTCTGGCCAGTGGCGTCACCACCCTGATGGGCGGCGGCACCGGACCAGCCACCGGCACCAATGCCACCACCTGCACCCCTGGGGCGTTTCACATCGGGCGAATGCTCCAGGCCGCCGAAGGCTTGCCGGTGAACCTGGGCTTCTTTGGCAAGGGCAACGCCAGCACCCCGGAAGCCCTGGAGGAACAGGTGCGCGCCGGTGCCTGCGGCCTGAAGCTGCATGAAGACTGGGGCACCACGCCGGCCACCATCGATGCCTGTCTGTCGGTGGCCGACCGGATGGATGTGCAGGTGTGCATCCACACCGACACCTTGAATGAAGCCGGCTTCGTGGAAGACACGATCGCCGCCATCAAGGGACGCACGATCCACACCTTCCACACCGAAGGTGCCGGCGGCGGCCATGCCCCAGACATCATCAAGATCTGCGGCGAAGCAAATGTGCTGCCGAGCAGCACGAATCCCACCCGGCCCTACACCCGCAACACGCTCGAGGAGCACCTCGACATGCTGATGGTGTGCCACCACCTCGACCCCAAAATCCCCGAGGACGTGGCTTTTGCCGAATCGCGGATTCGCCGCGAAACGATCGCCGCCGAAGACATCCTTCACGACCTGGGCGCCTTCTCGATCATCGCCAGCGACTCCCAGGCCATGGGGCGCGTGGGCGAAGTGATCACCCGCACCTTCCAGACCGCCCACAAGATGAAGGTGCAGCGCGGTGCGCTCCCGGAAGACTCCAACCGCAACGACAACCATCGGCTGAAGCGCTACATCGCCAAGGTGACAATCAACCCCGCTCTTGCCCATGGCATCAGCAGCGAGGTGGGCTCGATCGAAACCGGCAAGCTCGCCGATCTCGTGCTGTGGAAGCCGGGCTTCTTCGGCATTCGCCCGGAACTGGTGATCAAGGGCGGTTCGATCGTGTGGGCCCAGATGGGGGATGCCAACGCCTCCATTCCCACCCCCGGGCCCGTGCACGGCAGGCCCATGTTCGGCGCCTTCGGCAAAGCCTTGGCTCCCAGCTGCCTCACCTTCGTGAGCGCAGCCGCCATGGATGCTGATATCCAACGTCAACTGGGTCTGGAGCGCACCTGCATGGCGGTGAAGGACACCCGCAGCGTGGGCAAAAGCGCTCTCAAACTCAATTCCGCACTGCCGAAGGTGAGCGTGGACCCGCAGACCTATGAGGTGTTCGCCGACGGTGAACTGCTCACCTGCGAGCCCGCCGAAGTGCTGCCCCTCGCCCAGCGCTATCTGCTGCTTTGA
- a CDS encoding type 1 glutamine amidotransferase, translating to MTTTLLVIQHVDHEGPELVGQLARERGMTLRTLRPDRGDRLPHPSECPNSIALVLGGPMGVNEQHHQDLHWLQAELNWLTAWHQQRRPVLGICLGAQLLAVAAGGSVEPLQVGAPPQQLKELGLGAIHWVAERSDEALLQGQPSSSLVLHWHGDRIHLPGDATLLGSSLHCAEQVFRIGDHAIGLQCHLEINRDALQRWIANDHTYVMSALGPEGPERLMREWRWLGNKLQEQGRHFFNAALAQLQECCKTR from the coding sequence TTGACCACCACCCTGCTGGTGATCCAGCACGTTGACCACGAAGGGCCCGAACTGGTGGGACAACTGGCACGGGAACGGGGAATGACTCTCCGGACCCTGCGGCCCGACCGAGGCGACCGCCTGCCGCACCCAAGTGAATGCCCGAACAGCATCGCGCTGGTGCTGGGGGGACCAATGGGGGTGAACGAGCAGCATCATCAAGACCTGCACTGGCTCCAAGCCGAGCTGAACTGGTTGACGGCCTGGCACCAGCAGCGTCGACCGGTGCTGGGCATCTGCCTGGGGGCGCAGCTCTTGGCTGTCGCTGCTGGCGGATCCGTGGAACCCCTGCAGGTTGGAGCGCCACCACAGCAACTCAAGGAACTGGGACTGGGGGCAATCCACTGGGTTGCTGAACGGAGCGATGAGGCCTTACTGCAGGGACAACCGAGCAGCAGCTTGGTGCTGCATTGGCATGGCGATCGCATCCACCTGCCAGGCGATGCAACCCTTCTTGGTTCCTCGCTGCACTGTGCGGAACAGGTGTTTCGAATCGGCGATCACGCCATTGGCCTGCAATGCCACCTCGAGATCAACAGAGACGCACTGCAACGCTGGATCGCCAACGACCACACCTATGTGATGAGCGCCCTTGGGCCTGAAGGGCCCGAACGCCTGATGCGGGAGTGGCGCTGGCTTGGTAACAAGCTGCAGGAGCAAGGTCGACACTTTTTCAATGCTGCGCTCGCTCAGCTGCAGGAGTGCTGCAAGACCAGGTGA
- a CDS encoding DUF4278 domain-containing protein: MTTLLYRGHQYQQKNATEGRPGVQLVYRRNVYQSRQINSHRTPVQLVYRGVGYTR; encoded by the coding sequence ATGACCACCCTTCTCTATCGCGGGCATCAGTACCAGCAAAAGAACGCCACTGAGGGCAGGCCCGGTGTGCAGCTGGTCTACCGCCGCAACGTGTACCAATCCCGCCAGATCAACAGCCACCGCACTCCGGTGCAGCTCGTGTACCGCGGGGTGGGCTACACGCGCTAG
- a CDS encoding DUF1028 domain-containing protein, whose protein sequence is MTFSILARDPNNGRFGVAVATCHLAVGSTVPHIRAGVGAVATQAHTNPYLGICGLERLEQSADAENVLASLLADDQHRDRRQFHLIDLDGRTACWTGQDCGAWAGHRHRRDLSVAGNCLVDDGVVEVMEQAYLTSDPSWKLGRRLMAALQAGEAAGGDHRSDFCTSAAVQVSGEAAFPLLDLRVDFHERAVEQLMEVYERSQALWAQEWRDELSELPMLNRLVA, encoded by the coding sequence GTGACCTTTTCGATCCTGGCCCGTGATCCCAACAACGGCCGCTTTGGCGTGGCTGTTGCCACCTGTCATCTGGCCGTTGGATCCACCGTGCCCCACATCCGCGCCGGAGTTGGCGCTGTGGCGACCCAGGCCCACACCAATCCCTATCTGGGGATCTGTGGCCTTGAACGCTTGGAGCAGAGTGCGGATGCGGAAAATGTTTTGGCCAGCCTTCTGGCGGATGATCAGCATCGTGATCGGCGTCAGTTTCATCTGATCGACCTGGATGGTCGAACGGCCTGTTGGACGGGGCAGGATTGCGGGGCTTGGGCTGGGCACCGCCATCGGCGTGATCTGTCTGTCGCCGGCAATTGTTTGGTCGACGACGGTGTTGTGGAGGTGATGGAGCAGGCGTATCTCACCAGCGATCCCAGCTGGAAACTTGGTCGACGCCTGATGGCTGCACTGCAGGCGGGGGAGGCTGCCGGAGGCGATCACCGCTCCGATTTCTGCACCTCAGCAGCGGTGCAGGTGAGTGGTGAAGCTGCCTTTCCGCTGTTGGACCTACGGGTTGATTTCCATGAGCGTGCGGTGGAACAGTTGATGGAGGTTTACGAACGCAGCCAGGCACTTTGGGCCCAGGAATGGAGGGATGAACTCTCAGAGTTGCCCATGCTCAACCGGTTGGTGGCTTAA
- a CDS encoding Zn-dependent hydrolase, whose product MPAKIAARPNHNRLIGTIEQLARIGAKPDGSVCRRGFSAEDVQGRELLASWMKQLGMQVRVDAAGNLIGRLEGLEPHRPALVTGSHLDTVPTGGRFDGALGVLAGLEACRALQDQGMRLRHGIELIAFADEESTMVGCKGLAGTASDNPESYVTSNGQAIQENLARIGGHWPSLASARRSDEAYAAFLELHVEQGGVLEQRGDAIGVVEGVVGQRRFSINVQGQANHAGTTPMGLRQDALVAASRIVLAVEAMASRHPGDPVATVGRLEVWPNAANVVPGAVALTVDLRDVDPTVLDQLVEELMQQVESIGAETGCPISVDPQFSVDPTPADAVVMATIAEASADLGLSYSHLPSRASHDAQEVGRRWPMGMIFVPSRGGLSHSAAEFTSDEECWAGTAVLLETLLRLDRQLP is encoded by the coding sequence GTGCCAGCCAAAATTGCGGCGCGACCAAACCACAATCGTTTGATTGGCACGATTGAGCAGCTTGCCAGGATTGGCGCGAAGCCGGATGGCAGCGTTTGTCGACGCGGGTTTTCAGCGGAAGACGTCCAGGGCCGTGAGTTGCTGGCCAGTTGGATGAAGCAGTTGGGCATGCAGGTGCGTGTGGATGCCGCTGGCAATTTGATCGGGCGTCTTGAAGGCCTCGAGCCACACCGTCCTGCGCTGGTGACAGGCTCACACCTCGACACCGTCCCCACCGGTGGTCGCTTTGATGGGGCCTTGGGTGTTCTTGCAGGTCTGGAAGCCTGCCGCGCTCTTCAAGACCAGGGCATGAGGCTGCGGCACGGCATTGAGTTGATCGCCTTTGCCGACGAGGAATCGACCATGGTGGGTTGCAAGGGTTTGGCGGGCACGGCTTCCGATAACCCGGAGAGTTACGTCACCAGCAACGGCCAGGCGATTCAGGAGAATCTGGCGCGAATCGGGGGGCATTGGCCTTCGCTGGCATCGGCCCGACGCTCCGATGAGGCCTATGCCGCTTTTCTTGAGTTGCATGTTGAACAGGGCGGCGTTCTCGAGCAACGCGGGGATGCCATTGGTGTTGTTGAGGGTGTTGTGGGTCAGCGTCGTTTCAGCATCAACGTGCAGGGACAGGCCAATCACGCCGGCACCACACCGATGGGTCTGCGACAGGACGCCCTCGTGGCGGCGTCGCGCATTGTTCTTGCCGTCGAGGCCATGGCATCCCGCCATCCAGGAGATCCTGTGGCGACCGTGGGTCGACTGGAGGTTTGGCCCAATGCCGCCAATGTCGTCCCCGGCGCTGTCGCCCTGACGGTCGACCTGAGGGATGTTGATCCGACTGTTCTCGATCAATTGGTGGAGGAGTTGATGCAGCAGGTCGAAAGCATTGGTGCTGAAACGGGCTGCCCGATTTCGGTGGACCCACAGTTCAGTGTTGATCCCACCCCTGCTGATGCTGTGGTGATGGCCACGATTGCTGAGGCCTCGGCCGATCTCGGTTTGTCTTACAGCCATCTCCCCAGCCGAGCCAGCCACGATGCGCAGGAGGTTGGTCGCCGTTGGCCGATGGGCATGATTTTTGTTCCCAGTCGGGGTGGTTTGAGTCACTCCGCTGCGGAGTTCACCAGCGACGAAGAGTGCTGGGCGGGCACTGCGGTGCTTTTGGAAACGCTGCTGCGGCTCGACCGTCAGCTGCCGTGA